The [Flavobacterium] thermophilum genome has a segment encoding these proteins:
- the ftsH_2 gene encoding ATP-dependent zinc metalloprotease FtsH, with protein sequence MNRIFRNTIFYLLIFLVVIGVVSFFNGTNQRTEPMTYDAFITHLENGDVESFSIKPERGVYEIKGRLKTYNEGQYFSTYVMNSDKVLDRIDAAAARTRVEVVPADETSGWVTFFTSIIPFVIMFILFFFLLNQAQGGGSRVMNFGKSRARLYTDDKRKVRFRDVAGADEEKEELVEIVEFLKDPRKFAELGARIPKGVLLVGPPGTGKTLLARAVAGEAGVPFFSISGSDFVEMFVGVGASRVRDLFETAKKNAPCIIFIDEIDAVGRQRGAGLGGGHDEREQTLNQLLVEMDGFNGNEGIIIIAATNRPDILDPALLRPGRFDRQITVDRPDVKGREAVLRVHARNKPLDESVDLKAIAMRTPGFSGADLENLLNEAALVAARRNKKKIDMSDIDEATDRVIAGPAKKSRVISEKERRIVAFHEAGHTVIGMVLADAEMVHKVTIVPRGQAGGYAVMLPKEDRYFMTKAELMDKITGLLGGRVAEEIVFNEVSTGAHNDFQRATNIARRMVTEFGMSEKLGPLQFGQPSGQVFLGRDLHNEQNYSDKIAYEIDLEIQRIIKECYEKAKQILTQHRDKLDLIATTLLEVETLDAEQIKHLFEHGTLPPDRKGRDEAGKGDIDVKINIQKKEE encoded by the coding sequence ATGAACCGGATTTTCCGCAACACCATCTTTTATTTGCTGATTTTCCTCGTCGTGATCGGCGTCGTCAGCTTTTTTAACGGCACGAACCAGCGGACTGAGCCGATGACGTACGATGCGTTTATCACTCATCTGGAAAACGGGGACGTTGAGTCGTTTTCCATTAAGCCGGAGCGCGGCGTATATGAAATCAAAGGCCGATTGAAAACATACAATGAAGGTCAGTATTTTTCCACTTATGTCATGAACAGCGACAAAGTGCTGGACCGCATTGATGCAGCGGCGGCACGGACGCGGGTGGAAGTTGTGCCTGCGGATGAAACGAGCGGATGGGTGACGTTTTTCACTTCCATCATTCCGTTTGTGATTATGTTTATTTTGTTTTTCTTTCTGTTGAATCAGGCGCAAGGCGGCGGCAGCCGGGTGATGAATTTCGGCAAAAGCCGGGCGCGGCTGTATACGGATGACAAGCGGAAGGTTCGTTTTCGCGATGTGGCTGGAGCGGACGAGGAAAAAGAAGAGCTCGTGGAAATTGTTGAGTTTTTGAAAGATCCGCGCAAATTCGCCGAACTCGGCGCCCGCATTCCAAAAGGGGTGTTGCTTGTCGGGCCGCCGGGGACCGGGAAAACGTTGTTGGCGCGCGCGGTTGCCGGAGAAGCGGGCGTGCCGTTTTTCTCGATCAGCGGGTCGGATTTCGTAGAAATGTTCGTTGGGGTTGGCGCTTCGCGCGTGCGCGACTTGTTTGAAACAGCGAAAAAGAACGCACCGTGCATCATTTTCATCGACGAGATTGACGCCGTCGGCCGCCAGCGCGGCGCCGGCCTTGGCGGCGGCCATGACGAGCGTGAGCAGACGCTCAACCAGCTGCTTGTGGAAATGGACGGTTTTAACGGCAATGAAGGCATCATCATTATTGCGGCAACAAACCGGCCGGACATTTTAGACCCGGCGCTGTTGCGCCCGGGCCGCTTCGACCGGCAGATTACCGTCGACCGGCCGGATGTGAAAGGGCGCGAAGCGGTGTTGCGCGTGCATGCCCGCAACAAGCCGCTCGATGAGTCGGTTGATTTGAAGGCGATCGCCATGCGCACGCCGGGATTTTCCGGCGCCGATTTGGAAAACTTGTTGAACGAGGCGGCGCTCGTTGCAGCGCGCCGCAACAAAAAGAAAATCGACATGAGCGACATCGACGAGGCGACCGACCGCGTCATTGCCGGACCGGCGAAAAAAAGCCGCGTCATTTCGGAAAAAGAGCGGCGGATCGTCGCGTTTCACGAAGCTGGGCATACGGTCATCGGCATGGTGCTTGCCGACGCGGAAATGGTGCATAAAGTGACGATCGTTCCGCGCGGCCAAGCCGGAGGCTATGCGGTCATGCTGCCGAAAGAAGACCGGTACTTTATGACGAAAGCCGAATTAATGGATAAAATCACCGGCCTGCTCGGCGGGCGCGTCGCCGAGGAAATCGTGTTCAACGAAGTGAGCACGGGGGCCCACAACGATTTTCAGCGGGCGACAAACATCGCGCGCCGGATGGTGACGGAGTTCGGCATGAGCGAAAAGCTTGGTCCGCTGCAATTCGGCCAACCGAGCGGGCAAGTGTTTTTAGGACGCGACTTGCATAATGAGCAAAATTACAGCGATAAAATTGCTTACGAAATTGACTTGGAAATCCAGCGCATCATTAAAGAGTGCTACGAAAAGGCGAAGCAGATTTTAACGCAGCACCGTGACAAACTGGATCTAATCGCCACAACGCTGTTGGAAGTCGAAACGCTTGATGCGGAACAAATTAAACATTTATTTGAGCACGGCACGCTGCCGCCCGACCGCAAAGGCCGCGATGAAGCAGGCAAGGGCGACATCGACGTGAAAATCAATATTCAAAAGAAAGAGGAGTAA
- the cysK_2 gene encoding Cysteine synthase, giving the protein MARTVNSVTELIGDTPAVKLNRIVDEDSADVYVKLEFMNPGSSVKDRIALAMIEAAEKEGKLKPGDTIVEPTSGNTGIGLAMVAAAKGYKAVLVMPDTMSLERRNLLRAYGAELVLTPGAQGMRGAIEKAEELVREHGYFMPQQFKNEANPEIHRLTTGKEIVEQMGDQLDAFVAGIGTGGTITGAGKVLREAYPNIKIYAVEPADSPVLSGGKPGPHKIQGIGAGFIPDILDTSIYDEVITVTTDEAFAAARRAAREEGILGGISSGAAIHAALKVAKELGKGKKVLAIIPSNGERYLSTPLYQFED; this is encoded by the coding sequence ATGGCACGCACAGTCAATTCTGTAACGGAACTGATCGGCGATACACCAGCCGTGAAACTAAATCGTATCGTCGATGAGGACAGCGCTGATGTTTATGTAAAATTGGAGTTCATGAACCCGGGCAGCAGCGTCAAAGACCGGATTGCATTGGCGATGATTGAGGCGGCGGAAAAAGAAGGAAAACTGAAGCCAGGCGATACGATCGTCGAACCGACAAGCGGCAACACCGGAATCGGGCTGGCAATGGTCGCGGCGGCGAAAGGATACAAAGCAGTGTTGGTCATGCCGGATACGATGAGCTTAGAGCGCCGCAACCTGTTGCGGGCGTATGGAGCTGAGCTGGTGCTCACGCCGGGCGCTCAAGGAATGCGTGGTGCGATCGAAAAAGCGGAAGAGCTCGTTCGCGAGCATGGCTATTTTATGCCGCAGCAATTCAAAAACGAAGCCAACCCGGAAATTCATCGTTTGACAACGGGCAAAGAAATCGTCGAACAAATGGGCGACCAGCTTGACGCGTTTGTGGCCGGCATCGGGACGGGCGGAACGATCACAGGCGCCGGCAAAGTGTTGCGTGAAGCGTATCCAAACATTAAAATTTATGCGGTTGAGCCGGCTGATTCGCCGGTCTTGTCGGGCGGCAAACCGGGCCCGCATAAAATTCAAGGAATCGGAGCCGGATTTATCCCGGATATTTTGGATACAAGCATTTACGATGAAGTCATTACCGTCACAACCGACGAAGCGTTTGCGGCTGCCCGCCGCGCCGCCCGCGAAGAAGGCATCCTTGGCGGCATTTCGTCCGGTGCTGCGATTCATGCGGCATTGAAAGTGGCGAAAGAGCTCGGCAAAGGGAAAAAAGTACTTGCCATCATCCCGAGCAATGGGGAGCGCTATTTGAGCACGCCGCTTTACCAATTCGAAGACTAA
- the coaX gene encoding Type III pantothenate kinase, translated as MIFVLDVGNTNTVLGVYDGDELKHHWRIETSRAKTEDEYGMTIKALLSHVGLQFSDIRGIIISSVVPPIMFALERMCLKYFHVKPLVVGPGIKTGLDIKYDNPREVGADRIVNAVAGIHLYGSPLIIVDFGTATTYCYINEHKQYMGGAIAPGIMISTEALFARAAKLPRIEIARPDDIIGKNTVSAMQAGILYGYVGQVEGIVSRMKAKSKVPPKVIATGGLAPLIASESDIIDVVDPFLTLTGLKLLYEKNTEKKG; from the coding sequence ATGATTTTTGTGTTGGACGTCGGCAACACCAATACCGTGTTGGGGGTTTATGACGGCGATGAATTAAAACACCATTGGCGCATCGAGACGAGCCGGGCGAAAACGGAAGACGAGTATGGCATGACCATCAAGGCGCTCTTGAGCCATGTCGGCTTGCAGTTTTCCGACATCCGCGGCATCATCATTTCTTCGGTTGTGCCGCCGATTATGTTTGCCCTTGAACGCATGTGCTTAAAATATTTCCACGTAAAGCCGCTCGTTGTCGGACCGGGCATTAAAACCGGGCTGGACATTAAATACGATAATCCGCGCGAAGTGGGCGCCGACCGGATTGTCAACGCGGTCGCCGGCATCCATTTGTACGGCAGTCCGCTGATTATCGTCGATTTTGGCACGGCGACGACGTATTGTTATATTAACGAACATAAACAATATATGGGAGGGGCTATTGCCCCGGGAATTATGATCTCGACAGAGGCTCTGTTTGCGCGGGCAGCAAAATTGCCGCGCATTGAAATCGCCCGTCCGGACGATATCATCGGCAAAAATACAGTCAGCGCCATGCAGGCCGGCATTTTATACGGCTATGTTGGACAAGTGGAAGGCATCGTGTCGCGCATGAAGGCGAAAAGCAAAGTTCCGCCGAAAGTCATCGCCACTGGCGGTTTGGCTCCGCTCATTGCCAGCGAATCGGACATCATCGATGTCGTTGATCCGTTTTTGACGCTGACTGGCTTAAAATTGTTGTACGAGAAAAACACCGAGAAAAAAGGATGA
- the pabA gene encoding Para-aminobenzoate synthase glutamine amidotransferase component II, producing the protein MIDNYDSFTYNLVQYLGVLGEELLVKRNDEITVDEIERLHPDFIMISPGPCTPNEAGISLAVIDRFAGRIPIFGVCLGHQAIAQAFGGRVIRAPRLMHGKTSSVYHDGETIFRGVPSPFTATRYHSLIVEKETLPDCFIVSAWTDEDEVMAIRHKTLPIEGVQFHPESIMTSHGMQLLKNFIDTYKKA; encoded by the coding sequence ATGATCGATAACTATGATTCGTTTACGTACAATTTGGTGCAATATTTAGGGGTTTTAGGCGAAGAGCTGCTCGTAAAGCGGAACGACGAAATTACGGTGGACGAGATTGAGCGGCTTCATCCCGATTTTATCATGATTTCCCCCGGCCCATGTACACCGAATGAGGCGGGAATCAGCTTGGCCGTTATCGATCGCTTCGCCGGCCGCATCCCGATTTTTGGCGTCTGCCTCGGCCATCAGGCGATCGCCCAGGCGTTTGGCGGCCGCGTCATCCGTGCCCCAAGGCTGATGCACGGGAAAACGTCGTCCGTTTACCATGACGGGGAAACGATTTTCCGCGGCGTGCCAAGCCCGTTTACAGCGACGCGCTACCATTCCCTTATCGTTGAGAAAGAGACGCTTCCAGACTGTTTCATCGTGTCGGCTTGGACGGACGAAGACGAAGTGATGGCCATTCGCCATAAAACATTGCCAATCGAAGGAGTACAGTTCCACCCGGAGTCGATTATGACCAGCCATGGGATGCAGCTGCTGAAAAATTTTATTGATACGTACAAAAAGGCGTGA
- the folP gene encoding Dihydropteroate synthase, with translation MATMTRSFVLKCRGHELDLRQKTLIMGIVNVTPDSFSDGGRFYEVEKAVEHAKRLVAEGADIIDIGGESTRPGADPVPLDEELQRVIPAVKAIADAVDVPISVDTYKAEVARQAIEAGAHIINDVWGAKADPDMAHVAASYGVPIILMHNRHDMAYRDLISDMIADLKESIRIVKQAGVKEENIIVDPGIGFAKTVEHNLEVMRRLDEFAALGYPLLLGTSRKRFIGHVLDVPVEERVEGTGATVCLGIVKGAHIVRVHDVLPIARMAKMMDAMLGKGESGHR, from the coding sequence ATGGCAACGATGACGCGTTCCTTTGTATTAAAATGCCGCGGGCATGAGCTGGATTTGCGCCAAAAAACGTTGATCATGGGCATTGTCAATGTGACGCCTGACTCGTTTTCCGACGGCGGCCGGTTTTATGAAGTGGAAAAAGCAGTCGAGCATGCGAAACGGCTCGTGGCGGAAGGAGCCGACATCATTGACATCGGCGGTGAATCAACTCGTCCGGGGGCGGATCCAGTGCCGCTTGATGAAGAGCTACAGCGCGTCATTCCGGCAGTCAAAGCGATCGCCGATGCGGTGGACGTGCCGATTTCCGTCGACACGTATAAAGCCGAGGTCGCAAGGCAGGCCATTGAAGCGGGAGCGCATATCATCAACGACGTTTGGGGCGCCAAAGCCGATCCGGATATGGCCCACGTCGCCGCTTCGTACGGAGTGCCGATCATTTTAATGCACAACCGTCACGATATGGCATACCGCGATCTCATTTCCGACATGATCGCCGACTTGAAGGAGAGCATCCGTATTGTCAAACAGGCGGGAGTAAAAGAGGAAAACATTATTGTAGATCCGGGGATCGGATTTGCCAAAACGGTTGAACATAACCTGGAAGTGATGCGGCGTCTCGATGAGTTTGCTGCTTTGGGATACCCACTTTTGCTTGGCACATCGCGCAAACGGTTTATCGGCCATGTGCTCGATGTGCCGGTTGAGGAGCGGGTCGAAGGAACGGGGGCGACGGTTTGCCTTGGCATCGTGAAGGGGGCGCATATCGTCCGCGTCCATGACGTATTGCCGATCGCCCGCATGGCGAAAATGATGGATGCGATGCTCGGGAAAGGAGAGAGCGGCCATCGATAA
- the hpt gene encoding Hypoxanthine-guanine phosphoribosyltransferase, which produces MGMKDDIQKVLITEEEIQAKVKELGGLLTKEYEGRFPLAVGVLKGAMPFMADLLKHIDTYLEMDFMDVSSYGNATVSSGEVKIVKDLNTSVEGRDILIIEDIIDSGLTLSYLVDLFRYRKANSIKIVTLLDKPSGRKADIQADYTGFTVPDEFVVGYGLDYAEKYRNLPFIGVLKPEVYQK; this is translated from the coding sequence ATGGGAATGAAAGACGATATTCAAAAAGTGTTGATCACTGAGGAGGAAATTCAGGCGAAAGTCAAAGAACTCGGCGGCTTGTTGACGAAAGAGTATGAGGGGCGTTTTCCGCTCGCCGTCGGCGTCCTCAAAGGGGCGATGCCGTTTATGGCCGATTTGCTCAAACATATCGATACATACTTGGAAATGGATTTTATGGATGTGTCAAGCTACGGCAATGCGACTGTTTCATCCGGTGAAGTGAAAATTGTCAAAGACTTAAATACATCGGTTGAGGGCCGCGACATTTTGATCATTGAAGACATTATCGACAGCGGGTTGACGCTCAGTTATTTGGTGGATTTGTTCCGCTACCGGAAAGCGAATTCGATTAAAATCGTCACCCTCCTTGACAAGCCGTCGGGCCGGAAGGCGGATATTCAGGCTGATTACACTGGATTTACCGTCCCCGACGAATTCGTTGTCGGCTATGGCCTCGATTATGCTGAAAAATACCGCAACCTCCCGTTTATCGGCGTCTTAAAGCCAGAAGTGTACCAAAAGTGA
- the trpE_2 gene encoding Anthranilate synthase component 1 yields MSVVKGLAVMKQRRRRLKRTIHYSGRDWFCQYEQLAYGRRHHVLLESGQGGRYSIIGLNPSGIIRAAGHQLSIIYRGKETVLNGPPLELLQQWFSQRVAPGEGEPLPCQGGLVGYISYDAARYIERLPSLAMDDLQLPSMQFFVFDDVAIYDHQTDRLHLLAYADEGEEGEAERRLEMYERLWLEERSSPPVWPSVVSSACPSVSMTKEQFMEAVRRVQHYIAAGDVFQVNLSVRQSRPLLTHPFAVYKQLRTINPSPYMAYVHTPECQIVSGSPELLVRKQGERLETRPIAGTRSRGRTEAEDGQIARKLLASEKERAEHAMLVDLERNDLGRVCVYGTVRVDEWMTVEKYSHVMHIVSHVSGIMAPEHDAFSVIRAMFPGGTITGAPKVRTMEIIEELEPVRRGLYTGSIGWIDFQGNMELNIAIRTMVVKNGLAHVQAGAGIVIDSNPEHEYKECLKKAAALWKAKELSEAETLFQSMR; encoded by the coding sequence ATGAGCGTCGTAAAGGGGTTGGCTGTGATGAAACAAAGACGAAGGCGGCTGAAGCGGACCATTCATTACAGCGGGCGGGATTGGTTTTGTCAGTATGAGCAACTGGCATATGGCCGGCGGCACCACGTGTTGCTGGAGAGCGGACAAGGGGGAAGATACAGCATCATCGGCCTCAATCCGAGCGGGATCATTCGTGCCGCCGGGCATCAGCTGTCCATTATCTATCGTGGAAAAGAAACGGTGCTGAACGGGCCGCCGCTCGAGTTGCTGCAGCAATGGTTTTCACAACGTGTGGCGCCGGGGGAGGGGGAGCCGCTCCCGTGCCAAGGCGGGTTGGTCGGCTATATCAGCTATGATGCCGCCCGTTATATCGAACGGCTTCCATCGCTGGCTATGGATGATTTGCAGCTGCCGTCTATGCAGTTTTTTGTATTTGACGATGTGGCGATTTACGATCATCAAACCGATCGCCTTCATTTGCTCGCTTATGCAGATGAAGGGGAAGAAGGAGAAGCGGAGCGGCGGTTGGAGATGTATGAACGGCTGTGGCTTGAAGAGCGAAGCAGCCCGCCGGTTTGGCCGTCCGTTGTCTCATCGGCTTGTCCATCGGTTTCCATGACAAAGGAGCAGTTTATGGAAGCGGTCCGCCGCGTTCAACATTATATTGCAGCGGGCGATGTGTTCCAAGTCAATTTGTCGGTGCGCCAGTCCCGTCCGCTGTTGACCCACCCGTTCGCTGTGTACAAACAACTGCGGACCATTAACCCGTCGCCGTACATGGCGTATGTGCATACCCCTGAATGTCAAATTGTCAGCGGTTCGCCGGAGCTGCTCGTCCGCAAGCAGGGAGAACGGCTGGAAACACGCCCGATAGCCGGAACCCGCTCGCGCGGACGCACGGAAGCGGAAGACGGGCAAATCGCCCGCAAACTGCTAGCCAGCGAAAAAGAGCGGGCCGAGCACGCCATGCTCGTTGATCTTGAGCGGAATGACCTTGGGCGTGTCTGTGTCTATGGGACGGTGCGTGTCGATGAGTGGATGACGGTGGAAAAGTATTCGCATGTGATGCATATTGTTTCCCACGTATCCGGCATCATGGCTCCGGAACATGATGCGTTTTCTGTTATTCGTGCGATGTTTCCCGGCGGAACGATCACCGGTGCTCCGAAAGTGCGGACGATGGAAATCATCGAAGAATTGGAGCCGGTTCGCCGCGGTTTGTACACCGGTTCGATCGGCTGGATCGATTTTCAAGGGAATATGGAGCTAAACATCGCCATCCGCACGATGGTTGTGAAAAACGGGCTGGCCCATGTGCAAGCAGGCGCAGGCATTGTCATCGATTCCAACCCGGAGCACGAGTACAAAGAATGTTTGAAAAAAGCCGCTGCCCTCTGGAAGGCGAAAGAGCTGAGCGAAGCAGAGACTTTATTTCAGAGCATGAGGTGA
- the tilS gene encoding tRNA(Ile)-lysidine synthase — MMDKVRAFIDRHGLLSKGATVIVGVSGGPDSLALLHVFLSLRDEWKLRLVAAHVDHMFRGRESEEEMEFVKHFCAEHRILCETAQIDVPAFQRRTGLGAQEAARNCRYRFFAELVKKHQAQYVAVGHHGDDQVETILMRLVRGSTGKGYAGIPAKRPFHGGYLIRPFLAVSRADIEEYCEKAGLAPRRDPSNEKDDYTRNRFRRYIIPLLKQENPRLHERFQQYSEMMAEDEQFLEELAIDALNKVMEKQHNEVVLHLRPFLALPRPLQRRVLQLLLLRLYDAVPAALTFVHIGHILMLCERARPSGQIDLPKGLKAIRSYDRCLFTFGVQSGAPSYQLDLPVPALLPLPTGGAIVSEFREHYPKGRLGNDSFVVDPDAVSLPLRVRTRREGDRMVLKGTGGTKKIKEIFIEAKVPRTERDGWPIVEDADGRILWVPGLKKSAFEAEDRGQARYILLHYEAMNS; from the coding sequence ATGATGGATAAAGTGCGCGCCTTTATTGACAGGCACGGACTGCTTTCAAAAGGGGCGACAGTCATTGTCGGCGTTTCCGGGGGCCCCGACTCGCTTGCTCTGCTGCACGTGTTTCTTTCGCTTCGCGATGAGTGGAAGCTTCGCCTTGTAGCGGCCCATGTCGACCATATGTTTCGCGGGCGGGAATCGGAAGAGGAGATGGAGTTTGTGAAACATTTTTGCGCCGAACACCGTATTTTATGTGAGACGGCGCAAATCGACGTTCCCGCTTTCCAGCGCCGCACGGGCCTTGGCGCCCAAGAGGCGGCGCGCAACTGTCGATACCGCTTTTTTGCCGAACTGGTGAAAAAACATCAAGCCCAGTATGTCGCTGTCGGCCATCACGGCGATGACCAAGTCGAGACGATTTTAATGCGGCTTGTGCGCGGCAGCACAGGAAAAGGATATGCCGGCATCCCCGCCAAGCGGCCGTTTCACGGCGGGTATCTCATCCGCCCGTTTTTAGCCGTCAGCCGGGCGGACATCGAGGAGTATTGCGAAAAGGCAGGGCTCGCCCCGCGCCGCGACCCAAGCAACGAAAAAGACGACTACACGCGCAACCGGTTCCGCCGCTATATTATTCCGTTGCTGAAACAGGAAAATCCGCGCTTGCATGAGCGATTTCAACAATATAGTGAAATGATGGCGGAAGATGAGCAGTTCTTGGAGGAATTGGCAATCGACGCGCTGAATAAAGTAATGGAAAAACAACATAATGAAGTTGTGTTGCATCTCCGCCCGTTTCTCGCATTGCCTCGGCCGTTGCAGCGTCGGGTGTTGCAGCTTTTGCTGCTTCGCCTTTACGACGCCGTTCCGGCGGCGTTGACTTTTGTACATATCGGTCATATACTGATGCTTTGCGAACGCGCCCGCCCTTCCGGACAAATTGATTTGCCAAAAGGGCTCAAAGCGATCCGCTCGTATGACCGCTGTTTGTTTACGTTTGGCGTCCAAAGCGGCGCTCCAAGCTATCAGCTTGACTTGCCGGTTCCAGCGCTATTGCCCCTCCCAACCGGTGGTGCAATCGTGAGTGAATTTAGGGAACACTATCCGAAGGGACGGCTGGGAAACGATTCGTTTGTGGTTGACCCCGATGCGGTGTCCCTTCCGCTTCGCGTGCGGACGCGCCGCGAGGGCGACCGGATGGTGCTGAAAGGGACGGGAGGCACGAAAAAAATTAAAGAGATTTTCATTGAAGCCAAAGTTCCGCGGACGGAAAGGGATGGCTGGCCGATCGTCGAAGATGCCGACGGCCGCATTCTCTGGGTGCCCGGGCTGAAAAAATCGGCTTTTGAAGCCGAAGACCGCGGGCAAGCCCGTTATATCCTGCTCCATTATGAGGCGATGAACAGCTAG
- the ilvE_2 gene encoding Branched-chain-amino-acid aminotransferase produces MYVYVNGEIVPYEEARVSAFDHGFLYGIGLFETFRTYEGHPFLLDDHLARLNRGLSELRIQKQVSRAEALGIIERLLRANGLQDAYVRFNVSAGVGGLGLSAEQYHNPTVIVYMKPLPPSAPPEGKEGVVLTTRRNSPEGDERLKSHHYLNNIIGKWELGRRVDVEGIFLNRDGQVAEGIVSNIFWVKDGVVYTPAPSVGILNGVTRQFVIALLERLHIPIKEGVYPLSHLQEADEVFITNSLQEIVPLHRIGRRSYSGKHGPVTCALQHHYRRFTDTLWTRNELKERMNE; encoded by the coding sequence ATGTATGTGTATGTCAATGGGGAGATTGTCCCGTATGAGGAGGCGAGGGTTTCGGCGTTTGACCACGGTTTTTTATACGGGATCGGCTTGTTTGAGACGTTCCGCACGTATGAGGGACATCCGTTTTTGCTTGACGATCATTTAGCGCGGCTAAATCGCGGGCTTTCCGAGTTGCGCATCCAAAAGCAGGTAAGCCGTGCGGAGGCGCTCGGGATCATCGAGCGGTTGCTCAGGGCCAATGGTCTTCAGGACGCCTATGTACGTTTCAACGTCTCGGCTGGGGTTGGCGGTCTTGGCTTATCGGCGGAGCAGTATCACAATCCAACGGTGATCGTCTATATGAAGCCGCTGCCGCCATCCGCCCCTCCAGAAGGGAAAGAAGGGGTCGTTTTAACAACGAGGCGGAACAGCCCTGAAGGCGATGAACGGTTAAAATCGCATCATTATTTAAACAATATAATTGGAAAGTGGGAGCTTGGCCGCCGTGTGGATGTGGAAGGCATTTTTTTAAATCGGGACGGGCAAGTAGCCGAGGGAATCGTTTCGAATATTTTTTGGGTCAAGGACGGCGTTGTCTACACCCCGGCGCCGTCTGTCGGCATATTAAACGGCGTTACGAGGCAGTTCGTCATCGCCTTGCTCGAACGGCTTCATATCCCGATTAAAGAGGGAGTGTATCCCCTGTCCCATTTGCAGGAGGCTGATGAGGTCTTTATTACGAATTCACTGCAGGAAATTGTGCCGCTTCACCGCATCGGCCGCCGCTCTTATAGCGGAAAACATGGCCCGGTGACCTGTGCGCTGCAACATCATTACCGCCGCTTTACCGATACATTATGGACGAGGAACGAACTGAAAGAAAGGATGAACGAATGA
- the hslO gene encoding Heat shock protein 33 homolog translates to MKGLVKMGDYLVKALAYDGQVRAYAARTTETVAEAQRRHQTWPTASAALGRALTAGVMMGAMLKGDETLTIKIDGGGPIGTILIDSNAKGEVRGYVTNPHVHFELNEHGKLDVARAVGKNGMLTVVKDLGLRDFFTGQVPLTSGELGDDFTYYFASSEQIPSSVGVGVLVNPDYTIRAAGGFIIQLMPGTEEQTISRIEERLKQIPPVSRMIENGLTPEQILEQILGGGVRVLETMPVSFVCRCSRERIADALISLGPEEIQDIIDKEGQAEASCHFCNETYHFAKEELEQLKQLAEKR, encoded by the coding sequence ATGAAAGGCTTGGTGAAGATGGGAGATTACTTAGTCAAAGCGCTCGCCTATGACGGACAGGTGAGGGCGTATGCGGCAAGGACGACGGAGACGGTGGCGGAAGCGCAACGCCGCCACCAAACATGGCCGACCGCCTCGGCGGCGCTCGGACGGGCGCTGACGGCCGGCGTTATGATGGGAGCAATGTTAAAAGGGGATGAAACGTTGACCATCAAAATTGATGGCGGCGGGCCGATCGGCACGATTTTAATCGACAGCAATGCCAAAGGGGAAGTGCGCGGCTATGTGACCAATCCGCACGTGCATTTCGAGCTGAATGAACACGGGAAACTCGATGTCGCGCGGGCGGTCGGCAAAAACGGGATGCTGACGGTTGTGAAGGATCTTGGGCTGCGCGACTTTTTCACCGGACAAGTGCCGCTTACCTCCGGGGAGCTTGGCGATGATTTTACGTATTATTTTGCTTCGTCCGAACAAATTCCGTCATCGGTTGGCGTCGGGGTGCTCGTCAATCCCGATTACACGATCCGGGCCGCGGGAGGGTTTATCATTCAATTGATGCCTGGAACGGAAGAACAAACGATCAGCCGCATTGAGGAGCGGTTGAAACAAATTCCGCCTGTGTCGCGCATGATTGAAAACGGCCTAACACCGGAGCAAATATTGGAACAAATTTTAGGCGGCGGCGTCCGTGTGCTCGAGACGATGCCGGTGTCATTCGTCTGCCGCTGTTCGCGCGAGCGGATCGCGGATGCCCTTATCAGCCTAGGGCCCGAGGAAATCCAAGACATCATCGACAAAGAAGGGCAGGCGGAAGCGTCGTGCCATTTTTGCAATGAAACATACCATTTTGCGAAAGAAGAGCTCGAACAGCTGAAGCAACTTGCCGAAAAACGGTGA